A single Chanos chanos chromosome 8, fChaCha1.1, whole genome shotgun sequence DNA region contains:
- the fam110d gene encoding protein FAM110C, with translation MKPLTPVGSPSPLRLLNKGPDYLRRQMDAGSRGRSISAVERLEADKAKYVKSQQVINTKQEPVVVPCATPPPLPRRPFTVSGSSTPLLPPRRSITTPYSASSPHSSQNNNEDDSRKENCHSVDNVEARNHNNANRAPLATPRTPVTAPLVAPHSAPVMRRSTGKRMLRPDSLVIYRQKKECKSPSAGVNGNANIETKGYSFVRRLFQGSMREKNMAQKMVISEERASSRDGDSRMSWSNDKDTVDGGNETRRSSRSEREQVNGNAVSLDQQAKASMNNTPPTGVYNGNDNDMDPWKPVVPLLRPRLRRSTSDLRLRHSLALSEQERFFDYCGLDLDMVQRLGPENFLSGASSVDTLSLILRSVGGGDTAASEPSEFSRHSGDGLFQEEVAEQLPSGVSIIERNARVIKWLYGCKNAAQEGPKESTV, from the coding sequence ATGAAGCCTTTGACACCCGTCGGATCACCCTCTCCCCTTCGGCTGCTCAACAAGGGACCAGACTACCTCCGCAGGCAAATGGACGCTGGGAGCCGAGGGCGGTCAATCAGCGCCGTGGAGCGTCTGGAAGCAGACAAAGCCAAATATGTCAAGAGCCAACAAGTCATCAACACTAAACAGGAGCCTGTTGTGGTGCCCTGTGCGACCCCGCCACCCCTGCCCCGTCGTCCCTTCACTGTCTCTGGCTCATCCACACCCCTTCTGCCACCGCGTAGGTCCATAACCACGCCTTACTCTGCTTCCAGCCCGCACTCCTCGCAGAACAACAATGAGGATGATTCCCGAAAGGAGAACTGTCACTCAGTGGATAACGTGGAGGCTCGTAATCATAATAATGCTAACCGAGCTCCTCTGGCAACTCCAAGAACCCCAGTCACTGCTCCCTTAGTTGCCCCACACAGTGCGCCTGTGATGCGGAGGAGTACAGGCAAACGGATGTTGCGTCCAGACTCCCTGGTCATCtacagacagaagaaagagtGTAAGAGCCCCAGCGCTGGCGTTAACGGGAACGCTAACATAGAGACAAAAGGTTATAGCTTTGTTCGTCGACTCTTCCAGGGCtccatgagagaaaaaaacatggccCAGAAAATGGTGATCAGCGAGGAGAGGGCTTCCTCTCGAGATGGCGACTCCCGCATGTCTTGGTCTAACGACAAGGACACCGTTGATGGCGGGAATGAGACGAGGAGGTCCAGCAGGTCAGAACGTGAGCAGGTCAATGGGAACGCAGTCTCTCTGGACCAGCAAGCAAAGGCCAGCATGAACAACACCCCACCAACTGGTGTGTATAACGGTAACGACAACGACATGGACCCGTGGAAGCCTGTGGTGCCGTTGTTACGACCAAGGCTGCGACGTTCCACGTCGGATCTCCGACTGCGTCACTCGTTAGCGCTGTCTGAGCAGGAGCGGTTCTTTGACTACTGTGGACTGGACCTGGACATGGTTCAGAGGCTCGGTCCTGAAAACTTTTTATCGGGCGCCAGTTCGGTGGACACTCTCTCCCTGATTCTGCGAAGCGTCGGCGGAGGAGACACCGCGGCCTCGGAACCCAGCGAGTTTTCTCGACACTCTGGGGACGGGCTGTTTCAGGAGGAAGTAGCTGAGCAGCTCCCTTCAGGTGTGTCCATCATTGAGCGAAATGCCCGTGTCATCAAATGGCTTTATGGGTGCAAGAACGCTGCCCAGGAGGGCCCAAAAGAGTCCACTGTGTAG